Below is a genomic region from Candidatus Babeliales bacterium.
AGTTATCTATCATGGTAACAATCCGAGCCACTTCTTCCCGATCCAAGACAAGGAAGATGTGAAGGCATTCCGCAAATCATACTTCAATGGCAAAGCAGATGATCGATTCTTGATCGTGAACATCAATCGCAATCAGCCTCGCAAGGACATAGCCAGAAGCCTCATGATACTCAAGGAGCTGTGGGATCGTGGCCGAAGACCATTGCTCTACCTGCACATGCAATATGAAGACTCAGGTGGCAACATCTTCACGATCGCCAATCAGCTCGGTCTCGGCAAGGAGTATGAATTCTTCCTGCCAAGTCCGAAGATCTTCAATGCCAATCAGGGCATGCCGATCGATGATGTGAATCGAATATACAATGCAGCGGATCTCGTGCTGTCCACTACCCTCGGTGAAGGGTGGGGATTGTCCATGACCGAAGCAATGGCCACAAAGACTCCTGTGGTCGCTCCAGACAATACGAGCTTCACTGAGATGGGTGCAATGAATCGTGTCAAGCTGATCCCGAGCGGTGCAGATCCTAGCATGTGGATCGTGAAGGAAGGTGACAATGAGCGTGTCCGACCACTCATGGATGTGAAGGCTGCAGCAGATGCAATCGAGCTGATCATGGATGGCAAAGAGAAGCCGAATGTCGAGGCTGCATTCCAGTGGGTCAGCAATCTCACCTGGTCCAATATCTGCAAGCAGTGGGTCGCTGTGGTAGATGAGGCTGCAATGGCTGCAGCAAAAGAGAATTTTGAATTGTCTCAGAAGCGTGGTCCTGGTGGCGAGTTTATGAATCGAGCTCAAAGGCGGAAGCTCGAGAGGAAGAAGAAGTAGCAATGGCGATCTATAGATACAAGCATGAATGGTGTGGATTCGAGCAGGATGTCTTCCTCGATGGAGTCGAGAAGCAGAATGTGGTCGTGCCATGCTACAGGTGTGGTCGAGATGTATCTGCCAGAATAGTCCGAGACAAGAGTGCCACAATAGGCAGGGCCAATGATGGAACTGTCGGAGTAACAAGGCGGAATCAGGATGCAAAACAAAGATCACAAACTCGAAGAAGTGGATCTCAATGATATGTACTCAGAGATAACTCCTCTGGAAAAGGCAGTCGGCTTCCTAGTAGCAGAGGAGACCTATGACTTGCTGACCTTCAGGGAGCAGCTCATAGTCGATCTGCTGTGTGCTGGATATACTCATGCCGAGATAGGCAATGTATTCGATGTGAGCCAGCCAAGTGTCTCCAGTAGTGTCAGGAGGCTTCGCTTCAAGCTGGCCGATGGCAAGCTGCAGATGATCCTGGAGGCTCGCCTAATGCTCAAAGAGGGCAAGCTAGGGAGTGCATTCTGATGGAAGCATGGCTTGCAAGACTCAATGAGAAGATGGCTCTGAAGTCAGGCATTTTTGTCTGCAGGCGGATCATCGCCATATCTGCTCACCTCCACCATATCGAGATGATGCAGATGCATGACCTCGCTCAGACACTCCTGCCGAAGCTAGAGCAGGAGCTGGAGGATCTCAGGTGAACTTCGGCCACTGTGCATTCAAAGGCTGCAAGAAGTGGTCTGGCACATGTCTCAGTCGCAATGGCGAGACACTGCTGCTCTGCAGAGAGCACTGGCAACATCTCACAGATCTTCACACAGAGGATATAATTGAATCAGCATTCAGCATGGTCGGAGCTGAGTCGCAAAATAAGGAGGGAGAGAATCATGTACAAGTACACAGTCCAAGCATTCAATGAGAGTGACCTCGGCAAGCTGGCTGTCATCAATATCGTGGTGACTGCAGCAACTGAAGAGGAGGCTCTGGAGAAGGCTGCAAAGATCAAGGAGCGGTCAAGCTATTCCATCATCGGAATCGAGCTCCTCGAAGGTGACAGCAGGCCACAAATTAAGAAGGGGTAGAGATGTCAAGGAA
It encodes:
- a CDS encoding glycosyltransferase codes for the protein VIYHGNNPSHFFPIQDKEDVKAFRKSYFNGKADDRFLIVNINRNQPRKDIARSLMILKELWDRGRRPLLYLHMQYEDSGGNIFTIANQLGLGKEYEFFLPSPKIFNANQGMPIDDVNRIYNAADLVLSTTLGEGWGLSMTEAMATKTPVVAPDNTSFTEMGAMNRVKLIPSGADPSMWIVKEGDNERVRPLMDVKAAADAIELIMDGKEKPNVEAAFQWVSNLTWSNICKQWVAVVDEAAMAAAKENFELSQKRGPGGEFMNRAQRRKLERKKK